A genomic window from Camelus ferus isolate YT-003-E chromosome X, BCGSAC_Cfer_1.0, whole genome shotgun sequence includes:
- the NHSL2 gene encoding NHS-like protein 2 isoform X9, with product MPTKRQLSEDETTTQGVRAPEAPLSLPTAADKQAVWNSPFPLPVLEEKRWLQPCCTHSDIVPIDVSGQQFDKHASLRHSLFNTETAVNPKSTLRRRRTIIGFSNYSQRDQGHSNSPAGSVACSPISDIRPSHSVPEGVHGRVAVGQEARFPNLTSPGLRSPASDQEEPLQARGGTKPSGMESIGMVYSVPSSCNGPTESAFSTSWKGDAFTYMTPNAATQSNQVNENGKNPSSGNSWVSLHTLPPLVPKEATTLFVTRDNPAGCSGSAGYSEHLTQRRQVSERASKTGLLTGGPSRLETGPGGASRFRERSLSVPTDAGTTDVDYDEEQKSAKACALPYTSTSSEGSNSADNIASLSAQQEAQHRRQRSKSISLKKAKKKPSPPTRSVSLVKDEPVLLPEGGSALPKDQRPRSLCLSLEHQGSHSSHPDAQGHPAVPTFKDPEGTQFAHHWYLTDWKSGDTYQSLSSSSTATGTTVIECTQVQGSSESLASASTSRATTPSQLSIEVEAREVSSPGRPTGLMSPSSGYSSQSETPTPTVSMSLTLGHLPPPSGNVRVRPVVPERKSSLPPTSPMEKMSKARLSFDLPLTTSTNLDLSGMSISIRSKTKVSRHHSDTNFGAKLAQKTSPNQPIMPMVTQSDLRSVRLRSVSKSEPEDDIESPDYAEEPGAEVFTLPERKMKPPIAEKPPLARRPPSLVHKPPSVHEEYPLTSPTLATTPKSSIQHPRPLPQDIYMVVRKPKSPSFPEGRSPGESTASSSLVFTPFASSSGASCSGTQQSPQGSTEDADPKGRALPERISLQSQEEAEKKKGKIPPPVPKKPSVLYLPLTSPTAQMEVYAAEPRLPLSPIITLEEDSKCLPSGDHLHLAGTRTTSTVQADYEKEAGPPGSPMEPSTEEKSVISDKTAEWIAEDDDDVFVASRTTEDLFTVIHRSKRKLLGWKEPGEAFASSSRPSSHSPIRSTAESPVSEPAASAGSSGSANLDAGRNDDFKALLQKKGSKATTRSRPSAAELLKTTNPLARRIIAQFSKDYETTDNPST from the exons ATG CCTACAAAACGGCAGCTAAGTGAAGATGAGACGACCACGCAGGGGGTGAGGGCCCCAGAGGCCCCCCTGAGCCTGCCTACTGCAGCCGACAAACAAGCTGTCTGGAACAGCCCCTTCCCACTGCCTGTCCTCGAGGAGAAGCGGTGGCTTCAGCCTTGCTGCACACACTCTGACATTGTGCCCATCGACGTCTCCG GACAGCAGTTTGATAAACATGCAAGTTTGCGACACTCGTTGTTTAACACAGAGACAGCTGTGAACCCCAAATCCACCCTGAGGCGGAGGCGGACCATTATTGGATTCTCTAACTATTCCCAGCGAGACCAAG GTCACAGCAACAGTCCCGCTGGCAGTGTGGCCTGCTCTCCCATCTCAGACATCAGGCCCAGTCATTCAGTCCCAGAAGGTGTTCATGGAAGGGTTGCAGTTGGTCAGGAAGCTCGGTTCCCAAATCTCACCTCGCCAGGACTAAGAAGTCCTGCCAGTGATCAAGAAGAGCCTCTCCAGGCACGTGGTGGCACAAAACCCTCTGGCATGGAGAGCATTGGAATGGTATACAGTGTCCCCAGTTCTTGCAATGGACCAACTGAATCAGCCTTTTCCACTTCCTGGAAGGGAGATGCTTTTACCTATATGACTCCGAATGCCGCCACTCAGAGCAATCAAgtcaatgaaaatggaaaaaatcctTCCTCTGGGAATTCTTGGGTCTCTCTACACACACTGCCACCTCTGGTTCCTAAGGAGGCCACTACCCTCTTTGTCACTCGTGACAACCCAGCAGGATGCAGTGGATCGGCTGGCTACTCTGAGCACCTTACTCAACGGAGGCAAGTCTCAGAACGAGCCTCCAAGACTGGCCTTCTGACTGGGGGTCCCTCAAGGCTGGAGACAGGCCCAGGTGGGGCCAGCAGGTTCCGGGAGCGGTCCCTGTCCGTGCCCACAGATGCAGGCACCACAGATGTGGACTATGACGAGGAACAGAAGTCCGCTAAGGCCTGTGCCCTGCCTTACACCAGTACGAGTTCGGAGGGCAGTAACAGTGCCGACAACATTGCCTCCTTGAGTGCTCAGCAGGAGGCTCAGCACAGGAGGCAGAGGTCCAAGAGTATCTCACTCAAGAAGGCCAAGAAGAAGCCTTCCCCTCCAACTCGCAGTGTCTCACTGGTCAAAGATGAACCAGTTCTCTTACCAGAAGGCGGGTCAGCGCTCCCCAAGGACCAGAGGCCCAGGAGCCTTTGCCTCTCCTTGGAACACCAAGGATCTCACTCCTCCCACCCAGAtgctcagggtcacccagctgTGCCAACCTTCAAAGACCCAGAAGGTACACAATTCGCCCACCACTGGTATCTTACTGACTGGAAGTCCGGTGACACCTACCAATCCTTGTCCAGCTCCAGCACCGCCACGGGCACCACAGTCATTGAGTGCACCCAAGTTCAGGGCAGTTCGGAGTCTCTAGCCTCCGCTTCCACCTCCAGAGCCACGACGCCTTCCCAGCTTTCCATCgaggtggaggccagggaggtaTCCTCCCCGGGAAGGCCCACTGGGCTGATGTCACCTTCCAGTGGATACTCCAGCCAGTCAGAGACACCAACACCCACTGTCTCCATGTCCTTGACCCTAGGTCACTTGCCCCCTCCAAGTGGCAACGTCCGGGTGCGCCCAGTGGTCCCTGAGAGGAAGTCATCACTACCCCCAACATCACCGATGGAGAAAATGTCCAAGGCACGGCTATCCTTTGACCTACCATTGACCACTTCAACCAACCTGGATCTGTCTGGGATGAGTATCTCCATCCGAAGCAAAACCAAGGTGAGCCGGCATCACTCAGATACGAATTTTGGGGCCAAGCTGGCCCAGAAAACTAGCCCCAATCAGCCAATCATGCCCATGGTTACTCAGTCTGACTTACGTTCTGTTCGCCTGAGGTCAGTCAGCAAGTCTGAGCCGGAAGATGATATCGAGAGTCCTGACTATGCTGAGGAACCAGGAGCAGAAGTCTTCACCTTGCCAGAGAGAAAGATGAAGCCTCCCATAGCTGAGAAGCCCCCACTGGCCCGAAGGCCTCCAAGCTTGGTCCACAAGCCACCATCTGTTCATGAGGAGTACCCACTAACTTCACCTACCTTGGCTACGACCCCCAAGAGCTCAATTCAACACCCGAGGCCACTCCCTCAAGACATCTACATGGTGGTACGGAAGCCAAAGTCTCCCAGCTTCCCTGAGGGCAGAAGCCCAGGGGAGTCAACAGCATCCTCATCTCTTGTTTTCACACCTTTTGCCAGTTCCTCTGGTGCTTCCTGCTCAGGAACACAGCAGTCTCCCCAGGGAAGTACGGAGGATGCGGACCCCAAGGGGAGAGCCCTGCCTGAAAGAATTAGCCTCCAGAGCCAAGAAGAagctgagaaaaagaaaggcaagattCCACCGCCTGTACCCAAAAAGCCCAGCGTGCTGTACCTGCCTCTCACCTCACCCACAGCTCAAATGGAGGTTTATGCGGCCGAACCAAGGCTGCCTCTCAGCCCCATCATCACCCTGGAGGAAGATAGCAAGTGTCTCCCAAGTGGTGACCACCTGCATTTGGCTGGTACGAGGACGACTTCCACGGTGCAGGCTGACTATGAAAAGGAGGCAGGCCCTCCGG GGAGTCCAATGGAACCAAGCACTGAAGAAAAAAGTGTAATCAGTGATAAAACAGCTGAGTGGATCGCGGAAGATGATGATGACGTGTTTGTGGCTTCACGCACAACTGAAGATTTATTTACTGTGATACACAG GTCCAAAAGGAAGCTGCTTGGCTGGAAGGAACCTGGGGAGGCATTTGCCAGCAGCAGCAGACCCAGCTCCCACTCACCGATAAGGAGCACGGCAGAGTCTCCCGTCAGTGAGCCCGCTGCCTCTGCAGGGTCGAGCGGCAGTGCCAACCTAGATGCTGGCAGAAACGATGACTTCAAGGCTTTGCTACAGAAGAAGGGGAGCAAGGCAACAACAAGGTCCCGCCCCTCAGCAGCCGAACTGCTGAAGACCACTAACCCACTGGCTCGGCGAATTATTGCACAGTTTTCAAAAGACTATGAAACCACCGATAACCCCAGTACCTAA
- the NHSL2 gene encoding NHS-like protein 2 isoform X4, with translation MATASERVPLLGQAPECRGAASRGAAQSSEPVASLFSRGKGQRPRQGHGSGHLQRELDQRLRQCGSTYPQAFSCHIIHACGILAPKDKGICRNNLVHVSPGWLLPHQKEYEEQYSEARLLGQTFRSADEAPEPTPSPRPQSARRLEFVLMPTKRQLSEDETTTQGVRAPEAPLSLPTAADKQAVWNSPFPLPVLEEKRWLQPCCTHSDIVPIDVSGQQFDKHASLRHSLFNTETAVNPKSTLRRRRTIIGFSNYSQRDQGHSNSPAGSVACSPISDIRPSHSVPEGVHGRVAVGQEARFPNLTSPGLRSPASDQEEPLQARGGTKPSGMESIGMVYSVPSSCNGPTESAFSTSWKGDAFTYMTPNAATQSNQVNENGKNPSSGNSWVSLHTLPPLVPKEATTLFVTRDNPAGCSGSAGYSEHLTQRRQVSERASKTGLLTGGPSRLETGPGGASRFRERSLSVPTDAGTTDVDYDEEQKSAKACALPYTSTSSEGSNSADNIASLSAQQEAQHRRQRSKSISLKKAKKKPSPPTRSVSLVKDEPVLLPEGGSALPKDQRPRSLCLSLEHQGSHSSHPDAQGHPAVPTFKDPEGTQFAHHWYLTDWKSGDTYQSLSSSSTATGTTVIECTQVQGSSESLASASTSRATTPSQLSIEVEAREVSSPGRPTGLMSPSSGYSSQSETPTPTVSMSLTLGHLPPPSGNVRVRPVVPERKSSLPPTSPMEKMSKARLSFDLPLTTSTNLDLSGMSISIRSKTKVSRHHSDTNFGAKLAQKTSPNQPIMPMVTQSDLRSVRLRSVSKSEPEDDIESPDYAEEPGAEVFTLPERKMKPPIAEKPPLARRPPSLVHKPPSVHEEYPLTSPTLATTPKSSIQHPRPLPQDIYMVVRKPKSPSFPEGRSPGESTASSSLVFTPFASSSGASCSGTQQSPQGSTEDADPKGRALPERISLQSQEEAEKKKGKIPPPVPKKPSVLYLPLTSPTAQMEVYAAEPRLPLSPIITLEEDSKCLPSGDHLHLAGTRTTSTVQADYEKEAGPPGSPMEPSTEEKSVISDKTAEWIAEDDDDVFVASRTTEDLFTVIHRSKRKLLGWKEPGEAFASSSRPSSHSPIRSTAESPVSEPAASAGSSGSANLDAGRNDDFKALLQKKGSKATTRSRPSAAELLKTTNPLARRIIAQFSKDYETTDNPST, from the exons ATGGCGACAGCCAGTGAACGTGTTCCTCTCCTCGGGCAGGCCCCCGAGTGTAGAGGAGCTGCTTCGCGAGGCGCAGCTCAATCTTCAGAGCCTGTTGCAAG tttattctctAGGGGAAAGGGACAGAGGCCAAGGCAGGGCCATGGGTCAGGCCATTTACAAAGAGAGCTGGATCAAAGACTCCGACAATGTGGGTCCACATACCCTCAGGCCTTCTCTTGCCACATCATCCATGCCTGTGGAATCCTGGCGCCCAAAGACAAAGGCATCTGCAGGAATAACCTTGTCCACGTATCTCCTGGGTGGCTCCTGCCTCACCAGA AAGAATATGAGGAACAGTATTCGGAGGCCAGACTTCTGGGGCAGACCTTCCGTTCTGCTGATGAGGCCCCtgagcccacccccagcccaaggCCCCAGTCTGCCAGGCGTCTGGAGTTTGTCTTGATG CCTACAAAACGGCAGCTAAGTGAAGATGAGACGACCACGCAGGGGGTGAGGGCCCCAGAGGCCCCCCTGAGCCTGCCTACTGCAGCCGACAAACAAGCTGTCTGGAACAGCCCCTTCCCACTGCCTGTCCTCGAGGAGAAGCGGTGGCTTCAGCCTTGCTGCACACACTCTGACATTGTGCCCATCGACGTCTCCG GACAGCAGTTTGATAAACATGCAAGTTTGCGACACTCGTTGTTTAACACAGAGACAGCTGTGAACCCCAAATCCACCCTGAGGCGGAGGCGGACCATTATTGGATTCTCTAACTATTCCCAGCGAGACCAAG GTCACAGCAACAGTCCCGCTGGCAGTGTGGCCTGCTCTCCCATCTCAGACATCAGGCCCAGTCATTCAGTCCCAGAAGGTGTTCATGGAAGGGTTGCAGTTGGTCAGGAAGCTCGGTTCCCAAATCTCACCTCGCCAGGACTAAGAAGTCCTGCCAGTGATCAAGAAGAGCCTCTCCAGGCACGTGGTGGCACAAAACCCTCTGGCATGGAGAGCATTGGAATGGTATACAGTGTCCCCAGTTCTTGCAATGGACCAACTGAATCAGCCTTTTCCACTTCCTGGAAGGGAGATGCTTTTACCTATATGACTCCGAATGCCGCCACTCAGAGCAATCAAgtcaatgaaaatggaaaaaatcctTCCTCTGGGAATTCTTGGGTCTCTCTACACACACTGCCACCTCTGGTTCCTAAGGAGGCCACTACCCTCTTTGTCACTCGTGACAACCCAGCAGGATGCAGTGGATCGGCTGGCTACTCTGAGCACCTTACTCAACGGAGGCAAGTCTCAGAACGAGCCTCCAAGACTGGCCTTCTGACTGGGGGTCCCTCAAGGCTGGAGACAGGCCCAGGTGGGGCCAGCAGGTTCCGGGAGCGGTCCCTGTCCGTGCCCACAGATGCAGGCACCACAGATGTGGACTATGACGAGGAACAGAAGTCCGCTAAGGCCTGTGCCCTGCCTTACACCAGTACGAGTTCGGAGGGCAGTAACAGTGCCGACAACATTGCCTCCTTGAGTGCTCAGCAGGAGGCTCAGCACAGGAGGCAGAGGTCCAAGAGTATCTCACTCAAGAAGGCCAAGAAGAAGCCTTCCCCTCCAACTCGCAGTGTCTCACTGGTCAAAGATGAACCAGTTCTCTTACCAGAAGGCGGGTCAGCGCTCCCCAAGGACCAGAGGCCCAGGAGCCTTTGCCTCTCCTTGGAACACCAAGGATCTCACTCCTCCCACCCAGAtgctcagggtcacccagctgTGCCAACCTTCAAAGACCCAGAAGGTACACAATTCGCCCACCACTGGTATCTTACTGACTGGAAGTCCGGTGACACCTACCAATCCTTGTCCAGCTCCAGCACCGCCACGGGCACCACAGTCATTGAGTGCACCCAAGTTCAGGGCAGTTCGGAGTCTCTAGCCTCCGCTTCCACCTCCAGAGCCACGACGCCTTCCCAGCTTTCCATCgaggtggaggccagggaggtaTCCTCCCCGGGAAGGCCCACTGGGCTGATGTCACCTTCCAGTGGATACTCCAGCCAGTCAGAGACACCAACACCCACTGTCTCCATGTCCTTGACCCTAGGTCACTTGCCCCCTCCAAGTGGCAACGTCCGGGTGCGCCCAGTGGTCCCTGAGAGGAAGTCATCACTACCCCCAACATCACCGATGGAGAAAATGTCCAAGGCACGGCTATCCTTTGACCTACCATTGACCACTTCAACCAACCTGGATCTGTCTGGGATGAGTATCTCCATCCGAAGCAAAACCAAGGTGAGCCGGCATCACTCAGATACGAATTTTGGGGCCAAGCTGGCCCAGAAAACTAGCCCCAATCAGCCAATCATGCCCATGGTTACTCAGTCTGACTTACGTTCTGTTCGCCTGAGGTCAGTCAGCAAGTCTGAGCCGGAAGATGATATCGAGAGTCCTGACTATGCTGAGGAACCAGGAGCAGAAGTCTTCACCTTGCCAGAGAGAAAGATGAAGCCTCCCATAGCTGAGAAGCCCCCACTGGCCCGAAGGCCTCCAAGCTTGGTCCACAAGCCACCATCTGTTCATGAGGAGTACCCACTAACTTCACCTACCTTGGCTACGACCCCCAAGAGCTCAATTCAACACCCGAGGCCACTCCCTCAAGACATCTACATGGTGGTACGGAAGCCAAAGTCTCCCAGCTTCCCTGAGGGCAGAAGCCCAGGGGAGTCAACAGCATCCTCATCTCTTGTTTTCACACCTTTTGCCAGTTCCTCTGGTGCTTCCTGCTCAGGAACACAGCAGTCTCCCCAGGGAAGTACGGAGGATGCGGACCCCAAGGGGAGAGCCCTGCCTGAAAGAATTAGCCTCCAGAGCCAAGAAGAagctgagaaaaagaaaggcaagattCCACCGCCTGTACCCAAAAAGCCCAGCGTGCTGTACCTGCCTCTCACCTCACCCACAGCTCAAATGGAGGTTTATGCGGCCGAACCAAGGCTGCCTCTCAGCCCCATCATCACCCTGGAGGAAGATAGCAAGTGTCTCCCAAGTGGTGACCACCTGCATTTGGCTGGTACGAGGACGACTTCCACGGTGCAGGCTGACTATGAAAAGGAGGCAGGCCCTCCGG GGAGTCCAATGGAACCAAGCACTGAAGAAAAAAGTGTAATCAGTGATAAAACAGCTGAGTGGATCGCGGAAGATGATGATGACGTGTTTGTGGCTTCACGCACAACTGAAGATTTATTTACTGTGATACACAG GTCCAAAAGGAAGCTGCTTGGCTGGAAGGAACCTGGGGAGGCATTTGCCAGCAGCAGCAGACCCAGCTCCCACTCACCGATAAGGAGCACGGCAGAGTCTCCCGTCAGTGAGCCCGCTGCCTCTGCAGGGTCGAGCGGCAGTGCCAACCTAGATGCTGGCAGAAACGATGACTTCAAGGCTTTGCTACAGAAGAAGGGGAGCAAGGCAACAACAAGGTCCCGCCCCTCAGCAGCCGAACTGCTGAAGACCACTAACCCACTGGCTCGGCGAATTATTGCACAGTTTTCAAAAGACTATGAAACCACCGATAACCCCAGTACCTAA
- the NHSL2 gene encoding NHS-like protein 2 isoform X3: MHIGWREATKEADRDSPEENREQWKNLLKNKTYTFTFQTTDSKRLCFYKLFTPPFLLPPPFFFSLFSRGKGQRPRQGHGSGHLQRELDQRLRQCGSTYPQAFSCHIIHACGILAPKDKGICRNNLVHVSPGWLLPHQKEYEEQYSEARLLGQTFRSADEAPEPTPSPRPQSARRLEFVLMPTKRQLSEDETTTQGVRAPEAPLSLPTAADKQAVWNSPFPLPVLEEKRWLQPCCTHSDIVPIDVSGQQFDKHASLRHSLFNTETAVNPKSTLRRRRTIIGFSNYSQRDQGHSNSPAGSVACSPISDIRPSHSVPEGVHGRVAVGQEARFPNLTSPGLRSPASDQEEPLQARGGTKPSGMESIGMVYSVPSSCNGPTESAFSTSWKGDAFTYMTPNAATQSNQVNENGKNPSSGNSWVSLHTLPPLVPKEATTLFVTRDNPAGCSGSAGYSEHLTQRRQVSERASKTGLLTGGPSRLETGPGGASRFRERSLSVPTDAGTTDVDYDEEQKSAKACALPYTSTSSEGSNSADNIASLSAQQEAQHRRQRSKSISLKKAKKKPSPPTRSVSLVKDEPVLLPEGGSALPKDQRPRSLCLSLEHQGSHSSHPDAQGHPAVPTFKDPEGTQFAHHWYLTDWKSGDTYQSLSSSSTATGTTVIECTQVQGSSESLASASTSRATTPSQLSIEVEAREVSSPGRPTGLMSPSSGYSSQSETPTPTVSMSLTLGHLPPPSGNVRVRPVVPERKSSLPPTSPMEKMSKARLSFDLPLTTSTNLDLSGMSISIRSKTKVSRHHSDTNFGAKLAQKTSPNQPIMPMVTQSDLRSVRLRSVSKSEPEDDIESPDYAEEPGAEVFTLPERKMKPPIAEKPPLARRPPSLVHKPPSVHEEYPLTSPTLATTPKSSIQHPRPLPQDIYMVVRKPKSPSFPEGRSPGESTASSSLVFTPFASSSGASCSGTQQSPQGSTEDADPKGRALPERISLQSQEEAEKKKGKIPPPVPKKPSVLYLPLTSPTAQMEVYAAEPRLPLSPIITLEEDSKCLPSGDHLHLAGTRTTSTVQADYEKEAGPPGSPMEPSTEEKSVISDKTAEWIAEDDDDVFVASRTTEDLFTVIHRSKRKLLGWKEPGEAFASSSRPSSHSPIRSTAESPVSEPAASAGSSGSANLDAGRNDDFKALLQKKGSKATTRSRPSAAELLKTTNPLARRIIAQFSKDYETTDNPST, encoded by the exons ATGCACATCGGCTGGAGGGAGGCGACGAAGGAAGCGGACAGGGACTCGccagaggaaaacagagaacAGTGGAAAaacctattaaaaaacaaaacatacactTTCACCTTCCAGACTACTGACTCTAAAAGGCTCTGTTTCTACAAGCTGTTtacacctcccttcctcctccccccccccttttttttcagtttattctctAGGGGAAAGGGACAGAGGCCAAGGCAGGGCCATGGGTCAGGCCATTTACAAAGAGAGCTGGATCAAAGACTCCGACAATGTGGGTCCACATACCCTCAGGCCTTCTCTTGCCACATCATCCATGCCTGTGGAATCCTGGCGCCCAAAGACAAAGGCATCTGCAGGAATAACCTTGTCCACGTATCTCCTGGGTGGCTCCTGCCTCACCAGA AAGAATATGAGGAACAGTATTCGGAGGCCAGACTTCTGGGGCAGACCTTCCGTTCTGCTGATGAGGCCCCtgagcccacccccagcccaaggCCCCAGTCTGCCAGGCGTCTGGAGTTTGTCTTGATG CCTACAAAACGGCAGCTAAGTGAAGATGAGACGACCACGCAGGGGGTGAGGGCCCCAGAGGCCCCCCTGAGCCTGCCTACTGCAGCCGACAAACAAGCTGTCTGGAACAGCCCCTTCCCACTGCCTGTCCTCGAGGAGAAGCGGTGGCTTCAGCCTTGCTGCACACACTCTGACATTGTGCCCATCGACGTCTCCG GACAGCAGTTTGATAAACATGCAAGTTTGCGACACTCGTTGTTTAACACAGAGACAGCTGTGAACCCCAAATCCACCCTGAGGCGGAGGCGGACCATTATTGGATTCTCTAACTATTCCCAGCGAGACCAAG GTCACAGCAACAGTCCCGCTGGCAGTGTGGCCTGCTCTCCCATCTCAGACATCAGGCCCAGTCATTCAGTCCCAGAAGGTGTTCATGGAAGGGTTGCAGTTGGTCAGGAAGCTCGGTTCCCAAATCTCACCTCGCCAGGACTAAGAAGTCCTGCCAGTGATCAAGAAGAGCCTCTCCAGGCACGTGGTGGCACAAAACCCTCTGGCATGGAGAGCATTGGAATGGTATACAGTGTCCCCAGTTCTTGCAATGGACCAACTGAATCAGCCTTTTCCACTTCCTGGAAGGGAGATGCTTTTACCTATATGACTCCGAATGCCGCCACTCAGAGCAATCAAgtcaatgaaaatggaaaaaatcctTCCTCTGGGAATTCTTGGGTCTCTCTACACACACTGCCACCTCTGGTTCCTAAGGAGGCCACTACCCTCTTTGTCACTCGTGACAACCCAGCAGGATGCAGTGGATCGGCTGGCTACTCTGAGCACCTTACTCAACGGAGGCAAGTCTCAGAACGAGCCTCCAAGACTGGCCTTCTGACTGGGGGTCCCTCAAGGCTGGAGACAGGCCCAGGTGGGGCCAGCAGGTTCCGGGAGCGGTCCCTGTCCGTGCCCACAGATGCAGGCACCACAGATGTGGACTATGACGAGGAACAGAAGTCCGCTAAGGCCTGTGCCCTGCCTTACACCAGTACGAGTTCGGAGGGCAGTAACAGTGCCGACAACATTGCCTCCTTGAGTGCTCAGCAGGAGGCTCAGCACAGGAGGCAGAGGTCCAAGAGTATCTCACTCAAGAAGGCCAAGAAGAAGCCTTCCCCTCCAACTCGCAGTGTCTCACTGGTCAAAGATGAACCAGTTCTCTTACCAGAAGGCGGGTCAGCGCTCCCCAAGGACCAGAGGCCCAGGAGCCTTTGCCTCTCCTTGGAACACCAAGGATCTCACTCCTCCCACCCAGAtgctcagggtcacccagctgTGCCAACCTTCAAAGACCCAGAAGGTACACAATTCGCCCACCACTGGTATCTTACTGACTGGAAGTCCGGTGACACCTACCAATCCTTGTCCAGCTCCAGCACCGCCACGGGCACCACAGTCATTGAGTGCACCCAAGTTCAGGGCAGTTCGGAGTCTCTAGCCTCCGCTTCCACCTCCAGAGCCACGACGCCTTCCCAGCTTTCCATCgaggtggaggccagggaggtaTCCTCCCCGGGAAGGCCCACTGGGCTGATGTCACCTTCCAGTGGATACTCCAGCCAGTCAGAGACACCAACACCCACTGTCTCCATGTCCTTGACCCTAGGTCACTTGCCCCCTCCAAGTGGCAACGTCCGGGTGCGCCCAGTGGTCCCTGAGAGGAAGTCATCACTACCCCCAACATCACCGATGGAGAAAATGTCCAAGGCACGGCTATCCTTTGACCTACCATTGACCACTTCAACCAACCTGGATCTGTCTGGGATGAGTATCTCCATCCGAAGCAAAACCAAGGTGAGCCGGCATCACTCAGATACGAATTTTGGGGCCAAGCTGGCCCAGAAAACTAGCCCCAATCAGCCAATCATGCCCATGGTTACTCAGTCTGACTTACGTTCTGTTCGCCTGAGGTCAGTCAGCAAGTCTGAGCCGGAAGATGATATCGAGAGTCCTGACTATGCTGAGGAACCAGGAGCAGAAGTCTTCACCTTGCCAGAGAGAAAGATGAAGCCTCCCATAGCTGAGAAGCCCCCACTGGCCCGAAGGCCTCCAAGCTTGGTCCACAAGCCACCATCTGTTCATGAGGAGTACCCACTAACTTCACCTACCTTGGCTACGACCCCCAAGAGCTCAATTCAACACCCGAGGCCACTCCCTCAAGACATCTACATGGTGGTACGGAAGCCAAAGTCTCCCAGCTTCCCTGAGGGCAGAAGCCCAGGGGAGTCAACAGCATCCTCATCTCTTGTTTTCACACCTTTTGCCAGTTCCTCTGGTGCTTCCTGCTCAGGAACACAGCAGTCTCCCCAGGGAAGTACGGAGGATGCGGACCCCAAGGGGAGAGCCCTGCCTGAAAGAATTAGCCTCCAGAGCCAAGAAGAagctgagaaaaagaaaggcaagattCCACCGCCTGTACCCAAAAAGCCCAGCGTGCTGTACCTGCCTCTCACCTCACCCACAGCTCAAATGGAGGTTTATGCGGCCGAACCAAGGCTGCCTCTCAGCCCCATCATCACCCTGGAGGAAGATAGCAAGTGTCTCCCAAGTGGTGACCACCTGCATTTGGCTGGTACGAGGACGACTTCCACGGTGCAGGCTGACTATGAAAAGGAGGCAGGCCCTCCGG GGAGTCCAATGGAACCAAGCACTGAAGAAAAAAGTGTAATCAGTGATAAAACAGCTGAGTGGATCGCGGAAGATGATGATGACGTGTTTGTGGCTTCACGCACAACTGAAGATTTATTTACTGTGATACACAG GTCCAAAAGGAAGCTGCTTGGCTGGAAGGAACCTGGGGAGGCATTTGCCAGCAGCAGCAGACCCAGCTCCCACTCACCGATAAGGAGCACGGCAGAGTCTCCCGTCAGTGAGCCCGCTGCCTCTGCAGGGTCGAGCGGCAGTGCCAACCTAGATGCTGGCAGAAACGATGACTTCAAGGCTTTGCTACAGAAGAAGGGGAGCAAGGCAACAACAAGGTCCCGCCCCTCAGCAGCCGAACTGCTGAAGACCACTAACCCACTGGCTCGGCGAATTATTGCACAGTTTTCAAAAGACTATGAAACCACCGATAACCCCAGTACCTAA